A stretch of Carassius auratus strain Wakin unplaced genomic scaffold, ASM336829v1 scaf_tig00031959, whole genome shotgun sequence DNA encodes these proteins:
- the lhfpl2a gene encoding LHFPL tetraspan subfamily member 2a protein → MCHVIVTCRSMLWTLLSIVAAFGELIAFMSTDWLVGFPRTPDTVFSPQGATAAGEAYRPTLGIYGRCIRLPHLRRGVLCGPYAVHFSEIASRFWQATSIFLAAGILLLCAVAFISVFTMCFQSIMKKSIFNVCGLLQAIAGLFLILGLMLYPAGWGSDKVQGYCGPDASPYQLGLCSMGWAFYTALGGTVLTFICAVFSAQAEIATSSDKVQEEIEEGKSLICLL, encoded by the exons ATGTGTCACGTGATCGTGACGTGTCGTTCGATGCTGTGGACGCTGCTGAGCATCGTGGCGGCGTTCGGTGAGCTCATCGCCTTCATGAGCACCGACTGGCTGGTGGGCTTCCCGCGGACACCGGACACCGTCTTCTCTCCGCAGGGGGCCACGGCGGCGGGCGAAGCGTACCGCCCCACACTGGGCATCTACGGCCGCTGCATCCGTCTGCCCCACCTGCGGCGCGGTGTCCTGTGCGGCCCGTACGCCGTGCACTTCTCTGAGATCGCCAGCAGGTTCTGGCAGGCCACCTCCATCTTCCTCGCCGCCGGGATCCTGCTGCTGTGCGCCGTGGCCTTCATCTCCGTCTTCACCATGTGCTTCCAGAGCATCATGAAGAAAAGCATCTTCAACGTGTGCGGCCTCCTGCAGGCCATCgctg GTCTGTTCCTGATCCTGGGGCTGATGCTGTATCCCGCCGGCTGGGGTTCAGATAAAGTGCAGGGTTACTGTGGCCCTGACGCCTCGCCCTATCAGCTGGGCCTGTGCTCCATGGGCTGGGCCTTCTACACAGCGCTGGGCGGCACCGTCCTCACCTTCATCTGCGCCGTGTTCTCCGCGCAGGCCGAGATCGCCACGTCCAGCGATAAAGTGCAGGAGGAGATCGAGGAGGGCAAGAGCTTGATCTGTCTGCTGTGA